A stretch of DNA from Brachyhypopomus gauderio isolate BG-103 chromosome 7, BGAUD_0.2, whole genome shotgun sequence:
TACTGATATACTTCCCTTTGCTGACATACCATCCTGaccaatacacacagacaccttcCTGACTTCCTCTATTTATTACGCACATGCCTTCCTGACACACATTGACCTACACTCCCCTTAtggacctacaaacacacacacacactctccccttaCTGACCtatacacgtatgcacacacacttacaccttACCATGActgtggggcagtcatggcctggtggtagggaactggtcttgtgaccggagggtcgtgggttcgattcccagacctgaggccatgactgagttgcccttgagcaaggcacctaaccccaactgctccccgggcaccgggctagggctgcccaccgctctgggcatgtgtacaccacagctccctagtaatcactggtgtgtgtgtgtgtgtgttaactgcacagatgggttaaaagcggaggacaaattttgattgcggtgtaaaaaatcacaattgacaaaatatggcatttttacattttacatttacccCTCCAAGCCTCCGCCACCCCcgacctacaaacacacacccctttcTGACCTTTGTAGGTCAGTATAAACTCACACCTTTTactgaccaacacacacacaccttgctaaGTGGGATAAGGGGATAATACCATTAATGATCTCATTCACGTACCTGTAATGGTGCCCATAGACACTTCTTTTAGGGTGATGCATACTTGTGCCTTGGAGACAGGGGTGTTAATCCCATGAGAGCTAGAGCAGTGGAAGGAGTTCTGAGGTATGATCAGCGGGTCAAGCGTGATGGACGTGGAGACACACATGACTGGGTGGGTCCTTgaagaaaagaagagaaagaaaagaactgaaAATACTAACCTTGTCTTTCTCCATCTACATTAGTACAGCCACTAACAGAcagaaaaccacacacacacacacacacacacacacacacacacacacacacacacacactctcacacacacactcacacacacactcacacacacactcacacacacactcacacacacactcacacactcacacacacactcttacctaAGCACTGTGGCTGCACCACTGGACCCCACCACTAAATCAGGGAGGCCGTCGGAGCTCAGATCCCCAGCAGAGTGGAGAGACAAACCAAAATACCGCAGTGCTGCACCTAcggctccaccccccaccctctaCAGAGTGATGGAGAGTCGTTCAAAAGggtggagaaacacacacatacatcacaaagTCACAAAGTTTACTCCAGCAGGCCAACATGACCCTACTGATTAAATTATGATTAACCTAGGTCACTTCCACAATGGAAGCCCCATAGTTCCTGTTGTGTCAACAGTATGACCATCATAAGACATTATTTAAGTTTTTCCCTTATttctactaaatattagattTTTACCACTGAATGACTTGATTTGACATTTAGTGATATAAGAGATGAGTGGGACGAGACTAGATAAAGATCAAATAAATCTCAGTGGTAATCTCAGTCTCAGTGGCAAATACAAGCCACAGGGAAAGACCAAACTGAATGATGAGGACAGCATTAGGAATACTGGAACAAGTGGAAAAACCACACAACATAATCAAGCCAAATATTATTCAGGCAGGAGATTAGTCACCTGggctaataaactcatttcaaaCGTGACTTAACCAGTTAGGCACACTGGATATCTGTGGCATCTGAAACTGGAGAGAAAGTTATCAGAACTAGCTGAAGCGTGACCTTAATACTGCCAAGAGACATGCTGGCCGTTGTAGAGGGAAAACTCAAGTGCAGGCACTTTCAAACAATGCGGGGGAAATGGATGAGGAAAACAACGTCTCACATGTCCGCCTCAGTCACGAAGGGCCCGGTGATGACAGTTAGTGATGAGTGTCCCCCATTGTCTTTGGTTCATTATGGAACTGTTTTTCCatttatatacacatacataataaaaaatatataaattcttTAATAAAGCTACAGGAAAGATCTTGCTCAAAGTCAGAGAGGAAGAGCAGTCCGTGTCCCACCTGACTGTGTTTGGTTCTGATGCCTCCTGGACAGCTCAGAAAAATGTAAACTGCCCCTCTGCCCTGTTCCTCGTGAGGCGCTCCAACCACCAGCTCCAGCCCACCGTCTCCATTGAGATCCTTTATTGTTGTCAGGGACGACCCGAATCGACCCAGGACGTTGCCCGCTGCGCCCCGCAACACGTCCGAGCAGTTCAGAGGCTATCGGGATGATACGGGACGTGTGGGCGTGTGATTAGCGCTGCCTACATTCACAGCAAATGCGTTTGGTTTTCATCATGTTTAGGAAAGTGTGACGTGTGTGGACTTGCATGCATGTGTCCGTGGGaggatgggtgtgtgtctcacccCGGCAGTGATTGGACAGATATGGACTTCTCCTCCCGCACCAGGAGCGTGATACAACGGTGCACCTACTGCCAATAATAACAGTCCTCCTCGTACGTCTATCACACACAGCTCAGCTCCAAAGTATGAGCCAAGCTGGacaaacggagagagagagagagagagagagagagagacagagattttcttaaatacattttacatttacattaatggcatttagcagacagtCTTATCCAGAATATAACTCGCATCATCAGTTTTTATTTTAACTCACCTATAACAAAGAGTCTCATTACCACTTAGAGCACATTTCACAACAGTTTTTGTTACAAACCATTTCCTGCCAAAGTGCGTGGGGGGAGCAGAAACCCAGTGTGATAAAAAGTAGACAGACgaataagaaaataaaaaaaggtcagagagagagagagagagagcgaccgCAAGGGAGTGAAAGCGACAGATAAGTAGAGAGAAGCGTTATAACTGCATGGGAACACTAGCACAGTGTACAGCTAAAACCTGCTCTGTTACCACAAGTCTCTTGTTTTCACTCACTGCATTGTTTAACCGTTTAACACTGTTTATACAGTGTGCATATGTTGAAACTGCATAACTGCACATGCTGCCAGGACATGAGGTCTTacatcactttcacttttactGTCTGGACATTGTACCTGTCAAGGGAGGTTTTTTTCTACCCAGTAACAAATGTTGGTCCTGCAagcgtacacacaaacacgagaGAGAAGGAGCCTCTCTGAACAGAAGCGTAGCTGCCTACCTGTGACCCATCGGCCCTGTGAGAGATATCCCAGCGCTTGTGTTTGGGGTTCTGTCTGAATCCCAACACCATGCCGGTGTGCTTGTGTCTGGGAGCCCCTGCAAAGTACACCGTGCCGCTTTCTAACCTCGCCAGGGCAACTGAGTAACCTGGACAAAGGAGTTGAGGgataataaatgaatgaatgaatgaatgaatgacctCCTACCAATGGCGGGACTCTGGCCCAGTCTTACCAATGGCGGGACTCTGGCCCAGTCTTACCAATGGCGGGACTCTGGCCCAGTCTTACCAATGGCGGGACTCGGGCCCAGTCTTACCAATGGCGGGACTCGGGCCCAGTCTTACCAATGGCGGGACACTGGCCCAGTCTTACCAATGGCGGGACTCTGGCCCAGTCTTACCAATGGCGGGACTCTGGCCCAGTCTTACCAATGGCGGGACTCTGGCCCAGTCTTACCAATGGCGGGACTCGGGCCCAGTCTTACCAATGGCGGGACTCGGGCCCAGTCTTACCAATGGCGGGACACTGGCCCAGTCTTACCAATGGCGGGACTCTGGCCCAGTCTTACCAATGGCGGGACTCGGGCCCAGTCTTACCAATGGCGGGACTCGGGCCCAATCTTACCAATTGCGGGACTCTTACCCAAGTAGGAATCTCTCATGTCCTCCGGCAGGCCTGAGGCAGCGATGAATGAAGTATTGAGATTTGAAACCTTCTCCATCCCACCTGACCAGGAATAAGCCCCCACAGCCCCAAAAACACTCTCATCCTACaaggagacacagacacacacacagtatatgaaGAATACCAATGATACAGGTTTCTCCTCTAAAACACAAAGCTCAGCGGATTGCGTCCTATTGTGTCAGTGGATCTCCAGTCAGAACGTTCTAACAGTCACGGGGAGGGGCGTCACTACTGACCTCTGAGATAGCAACAGAGAAGCCACCCTGGGACAGCTCCAGCTGGAAACTGCTGGAGTTCCCTTCATCGgtccctgccacacacacacacacacacacacacacacacacacacacacacacacacacacacacacacacacaaaaagagtCAGAATGAGACCACTTCTTTCTATAACTGCAACTATAGCTATTATTTTCTGTAACTGTATGGAGTTACAGTGTTTagccactgtgtgtctctgacaTATCTGTAGTGTGGGTTAAGGTTGGGATTAAGATTATTTAATTATAGATTAGACAACCCTAATCATACATACCTTCAATAGAGAATATCTTCTCCATCAGTTGTTTGAGAATAGAGGCAAGAGCGGTAAAGCTGTCAGTCTCAAACACATAGCGAGGGGAGGAGGCGATCTGATCCAGCTCAGCGCGAGAATACTCCTTACCCACCTGAGAGGGATCCACATTAaacaataacattaaaacatcaACAACAGTAAAAACAAAACTAGTACAACATCTCAATGCACAGATCAACTCTTCATCATGCTCATCAGTCATTCCATTTTATAGGTTCAAAGTTCAGAAAACAACATTTTGTCCTGAGCTCAGTCTGCAGCACAGCTAGCAAAGGCTCTGTGTACGTGGTCACGGGAAGACGAAAGAGCACACACCCTGACCTCAGGAAGCACTGTCCCGAAGGCACGTTCACAGTTCCGGCATACATCATGACCAGTAACCCTACCCTGACTATCTGCTGAGCTAGTAAATGGAGCATCCACTGTTTAACGGTAAAACAGATCTGACTCAGTACTGAGCAAAGTGTGTGCAGTGTCTTTACCCCGATGGCAAGCCTGATGACATTTTGTGCCTCTGCTAAGGGGATGACTGTGTCAAAGCTCTCTTTTGGATCATTGGACTTGCCGTCCGTGATCACCACCAGCAGCTTCTGAGATTCATTCCTCATTCCCACTTCCTCCAAGAACATTTCATCTCTTCAAGATATAGGAATATGGGGAAAGACATTAAACTTGAAATGTTTATACCATAGAGCTTACAATTAGGCCGGTCATGCTAACAGAGTGAGGTGTGTATCTGtagatgtgcgtgtgtgtttatggactCACAGTACAAAGCGAATAGCTGAAGGTGTGAATGTCTGTCCCTGAGAATGGGCGACCCCCTTCATTAGGTTGTCTGCGTTCCGATCAGCAGCAAAATTCTCAAAGTGGAAAACTGCAGAAGAGTCAGTGGAGTACTTAGCCACAGCCACCTGGGAAAGAGACACTCCTGTGTCATAACacaatttatacacacacacatcacacacacacacacacacacacacacacacacacacacacacgtacgtagcTCCACAGACCTGTGCACGTCGGTCTTGGAAGGTATGGATTATAGCCTTAATGAAATCAATCATTTTTGTGAAGTCATCTCTGCTGATACTTTGAGAGTCATCAAACAGAATGACGGCATCCAGTGGAGGAATCTTATGAcattctgaaatacacagacacacacacacagattagcaTCTCTTCTACTACGGTTCTGTAGGTGTCCAGATATCTTtatgcctatatatatatatatatatatatatatatatatatatatatatatatatatgtgtgtgtgtgtgtgtgtgtgtgtgtgtgtgtgcactttgatGTGATACAGGtgtttattgttcatttttCCATCTTTACATTGTCCTGTCCTACTGATCTTTCTATATATAATCATTCAGGGTTTTCAGGCTTCACAGGGCCATGTGTGGATTACACGGCTGCTGCTCTCCTGTCTTTCGCTGTGGATTACAGTTGAGTTCTGTCAGCTCCGACACCTACTGCAGATGTCTGCACCAGCTTCACAGAAAGATGAGTGTTGATGTACGTTCCCTGGCCATACAGagatgatttttaaaaaatcatagtTTTGCTAGTTTTGCTTATCATCAGTCATGGGGAGAAGCTTAGACAGGCCTGGGGTTCTTCCTAACACTATTAAAGCAACTCCCCAGCCAGCAGTGTTTCAGAATAAAAGTGCCGTCTTTTTTCTGATGTTCTTCCCACTGCTTTAGTGTGATTGCggaacatgacatcacaaaaaTGTGACAACATCCGAGTGAACTCCAGCAACCTGCAGTTTAATGTCAACAAAACATAAAAGGAAACTCATTTAATCAAGAAGAagactgaccaatcacatgAGAAAGACTTTTTAAAGACTTTCTCTTTAAAAAagaatttttaaatgtttaacaAAACTATGTCAATAAACCTGTGCAAGACAAAGCACTCCCTACGATACACCAGCACCGACCTTTCTGGCCGAAAGACCATGATTCTGCATAATAGGTCCCCTTTAATAATCAGAATAAACTCTCATGTTGTTTTTCTAATACTGGTAATTGTTTTTAACTTCCGAGCAAAGAGCATTAAACCAGAAagacctcacaaatgcatgcAGGCTTCCAGTCACATACTGcaacaaaatgaaataaatcCACAAGGTAGCCGGAGAGAGTACactgtgcaattggctgccgcttcttgccgttgtgtgtgtgattggtcgtgtATGACTTGTACCCGTGTTAAACTTGTATAGTGACCTTGAAAGGGGCTATATAAATGACAACTTTTCACTCAATTTTAAGAATGTAATCACTCTAAGGGACAAAATCCACTTAATTTACAACCACATCTAATGAAAACACACGTGTGCTAACAGGTACCTTGGAAAGCAGGtttcagtgtgtgagactgtttGAGATAGTCACTGAACTCAACACAAATCCCATTCAGGTAATTGAAGCCCTCACACTTCTGCTGAAGATGTGGGCCGCAAGCctgagagagtgatagagacagggcatcagagagcacacacacacacacacacacacacacacacacacacacacacacacacaaagacagacagaaaggggATGAAATGGACACATGagaacaaaaatgctaatttcaacACTGTGTAGTTTAAATTTGGTAAAAATTATCACATTTTAGTGATTCTGTATTCAGTACGCTATTATTTTTGACTTGCTTttttactattttattattttgtttggacAGGAATAGGGTTGTACCACAATCAGAATCACTGTGTTAACTGGTGTGTAAAGTGACTGAATATGGTTTAACAGAAGCAAAACTCATGCTACTAACAGACACATTATGGCATCAGCCTGTGCGTGTACATGAGTGTACATAATGCATAAAACATTGTTCTCAGAGTCTTCAGAATCATTGCTGTGGTGCTAATAACTTAATCTGGATGTCCAGGAAACAATAGTTGAAATAAAGGTTTATATCCATGTGCACAAAAGCACTTGTTTTTAAACGAGTGTAATGTTCTCACTGAGCACTATAAGGAAGTGAAAGGAACGAGCCAGAAGTGTGGGCTTGCTGGTCAGAAGAGACTGCAGTTACCACTAATTGTATGAAAAACATGGAAGTTGCCCTATATGCCACAGCTGACCTGAGAACAGTTTAAATGCTCTCAATAGTCAACGTAGCTCACAACTGTATAATTAAGCATGTGCCGTTGTAGCACATGGTTAACTCACAACTGCTCGATGGTTATCACAAGCCAGAGAAAGCCCAAATGCAGAGCCTTGATCAACTGAAACAGAGAACAGAGAATGTGAAAATTAACCCTTCAAGTTAAAGGCATTATTGTACTGCAGTGTGCATGCTGTGGACTCCTTCACTCTGGGTTTAAACAGTGTCTCTCTGTTATTGTACTATGTTAACGTACTCATTGGTCTTACTACGTTATTGAACTCTGTGCTATCAGCAAGTTGTATTCTACGTATTTATGTCTACGCATATTATACGCATATGCTGTACTATAAAAGCTATTAAAATCTCATCATCTTGAATACGACGGTGGAAGAGGTCTTCATGGGCTGCTCTAAGTTATCAGTTGTGCGTTCCTGCCCTAAATAGGTAAATATGGGGGGGGTATCCTTTATGGGCAATCACGCTATTCTATGTAATGCAAATTATTTGGTCTTAGCTAGACCATAACCCTTGAGTGTTTGCAACCTTGCATCTtgcatttaaacatttatactCACATGGGAGCAGCGTACAGGGGCTACCTCTATCTGATGTGATGTTCCCACTAAGACTGGGAACAAGGTTCTGATTGGATAAAACACAGcctacctacacacctgcatACAGGTAGTGAGAAGCCATAAGGCTCACAGAGCATAGTGAGCTACCCTCCGTGTTACTCCACTCTAAATTGTACTGTAGCCTGTAGGAAAGCATCACAGACACAAGCCTAGTTGTTCGTTTACCTCGCTGACGTATGAGGTTGGTTAACATCTATACAGTGCTCGACAGACTGCACAAGAACAGTGCTTAGAGTTCACCTACGGATTCAAGTTACGAATCAGTCTTCCTCACGTCATTTCTGCCATCGTTAATGCAGTTACATTAGCTTTAGAATTCTGTCACTGTATACAGCAAATCATCAATTCTGATGATCCGAAAGAAAAACTTTTTTAGTTCATGTTTCACATCATTTGTAGGAAGCAGAAAAAAACATCTAAATTTTAGATGTGTCCATAATGACGTAGTGCTCTAGAAGGGTAGAGAGTGTAATGTACATTATATTGCACTCCACATTTGAGACACTTAGTGAAATGATTATATTCTGAATATTCAGAGGTCCCGATCACACAATTTCACTGTGTACAAATAGCATTTAAAATTTGTAGAACCATAGATATGGTGTGTTGAGCGTTTAGCTAACTAGCTGACCTTTGCATTGGTTAAATGTTATGGAGACCAGTTAATTAATAGTGAAAAGATGAAAATTCAGAAGGAACAGCTGTCCCCAGGATGACCCCAGGGTGACACTGACCTTTGACAGGAATGCTCGAACACTGGCCTTTATCGTAAAAACAACTGTAAATGTCACCGGTCCCATTTCCATGGAAAGGGTCAGTCACAATCACACTGtaggcagagggagggagtaaaGAGTGAAGATCTCCCTGATACGGGAATATTCTGCTGCTCTTATTCACTCAGACTTGCCGTAAGTGGTTAAAAAACATATGCCAAATTCCTGACTGATTTCCAAAAGCTTTGAGTCATAGCCAATCCCATCTCTAGGGTGGTTAGTTATTTGGTGGTTATAGTTAAAcataaaaatgtattattatattTCTAATGAATTGCAGAAACACTTTGGAATCATTTTAAAACTGCTGCGATGTGACATTTATAAATCTATAGTCCAGTGTTAATGCATAAAATAGTAGATAATTATTACCCAACAATGTAAAGTCCATCATTAAACCTAACCACATATCTTCTAGGCATTTTTGTTTATTGATGATGTGGTTAAGTCCATTTACCTGTCTCCTTGCTTGGTTCCAAAGTGACAAACTCTGTGACCAAAGACTAAACCCTTCTCTGGTGACATGAATATTTTCGGATGTTTTGTATCCAGGTTGAATCCACAAGTAAAAGTGACtagaaaaccaaaaaaaaatgaATCCCCACCTGGGCTGGTATTGGGTGGCATTTCAGAATGGATAAAGTGGCTCTTGGACTAAAATGGTTAAAATGGTCATGGAATGTACTGGAAAGATCACCAACTCACTAAGGAACTTCCTAACACAGATTAGTAAAGCAAACAGGAAACACTACCAACTGCTCCAAACTCCATTTTCACTTACACTTCCACAAGTCATGCAACTTTGTATTAAGTTTGATGTAATGTTGAAACATATACAACACTTCTTTACAGTACAGAGAAATTTGTAGTTGATGAATACTTGAATCACAAatattgaaaaataaataaaattgccaACTCAAACTTAAGataattttaaaagaacttaCTTAAAAGAAGAATGTTGTAAAGTTTATGAATGTTCCGACAGGTCCCCATCAATGTGAAGTTCAAATGTTACCTTTCGTGATGAATGAAACCTTAAATATTCCAGcattaataatttaaaatatatatctcTATCACTGGTACGTAATATACTGAAACTCATCTGAATATCTACATCTAGTTTACAGACTCAGATGTGAAAGAGGATGCCTATTAAATGAAGTGAAAGCTTGCAAGACTTTCGCTGTAGGAGTGGTGGGAGTGGATGTGGG
This window harbors:
- the LOC143518617 gene encoding integrin alpha-X-like isoform X2 gives rise to the protein MGTCRNIHKLYNILLLITFTCGFNLDTKHPKIFMSPEKGLVFGHRVCHFGTKQGDSVIVTDPFHGNGTGDIYSCFYDKGQCSSIPVKVDQGSAFGLSLACDNHRAVACGPHLQQKCEGFNYLNGICVEFSDYLKQSHTLKPAFQECHKIPPLDAVILFDDSQSISRDDFTKMIDFIKAIIHTFQDRRAQVAVAKYSTDSSAVFHFENFAADRNADNLMKGVAHSQGQTFTPSAIRFVLDEMFLEEVGMRNESQKLLVVITDGKSNDPKESFDTVIPLAEAQNVIRLAIGVGKEYSRAELDQIASSPRYVFETDSFTALASILKQLMEKIFSIEGTDEGNSSSFQLELSQGGFSVAISEDESVFGAVGAYSWSGGMEKVSNLNTSFIAASGLPEDMRDSYLGYSVALARLESGTVYFAGAPRHKHTGMVLGFRQNPKHKRWDISHRADGSQLGSYFGAELCVIDVRGGLLLLAVGAPLYHAPGAGGEVHICPITAGPLNCSDVLRGAAGNVLGRFGSSLTTIKDLNGDGGLELVVGAPHEEQGRGAVYIFLSCPGGIRTKHSQRVGGGAVGAALRYFGLSLHSAGDLSSDGLPDLVVGSSGAATVLRTHPVMCVSTSITLDPLIIPQNSFHCSSSHGINTPVSKAQVCITLKEVSMGTITGPLHADVSMSLDLDAGVTPPRLLFSSTSSRSQWNTTLSTTTVCHTFSIIIQRCISDYHDVPLSGKFTVVGKTIENTGGLKSILSPECPHVFTHEVLLEKVCGEDHVCISDLNISLKINRDMVVNIEGFLLDLSVVLVNKGEDATDTDLLLVHPPQLSFTRVTLVKSGGYVSCVSNNTGQEVVSHTACRLGFTVRNNSKVVLNVSFQVSKPSALKDRLEVKGTVTSKNENPTTLHDNNVTVSVPVKQMVHFLLQNNGSTRYIKYDTPIHTVPLHHTYQLMNLGELSIPVTVVFLLPVEMNSGFSWDVALSPVNGNGRKCAQPVTLKNALLNNQSCSGSVCHQITCTIESPSQPVTFSFSGNITLGKSSVPIEVQSLGVIKFDEDRYTQYLNNEALLLSIVTEVEIPSQAQTFLIAFISVIFGILAMVLLFVVLYKAGVVGAPSSGEDILADGTAVESKPAMNQNAVCLTTQ
- the LOC143518617 gene encoding integrin alpha-X-like isoform X1, which codes for MGTCRNIHKLYNILLLITFTCGFNLDTKHPKIFMSPEKGLVFGHRVCHFGTKQGDSVIVTDPFHGNGTGDIYSCFYDKGQCSSIPVKVDQGSAFGLSLACDNHRAVACGPHLQQKCEGFNYLNGICVEFSDYLKQSHTLKPAFQECHKIPPLDAVILFDDSQSISRDDFTKMIDFIKAIIHTFQDRRAQVAVAKYSTDSSAVFHFENFAADRNADNLMKGVAHSQGQTFTPSAIRFVLDEMFLEEVGMRNESQKLLVVITDGKSNDPKESFDTVIPLAEAQNVIRLAIGVGKEYSRAELDQIASSPRYVFETDSFTALASILKQLMEKIFSIEGTDEGNSSSFQLELSQGGFSVAISEDESVFGAVGAYSWSGGMEKVSNLNTSFIAASGLPEDMRDSYLGYSVALARLESGTVYFAGAPRHKHTGMVLGFRQNPKHKRWDISHRADGSQLGSYFGAELCVIDVRGGLLLLAVGAPLYHAPGAGGEVHICPITAGPLNCSDVLRGAAGNVLGRFGSSLTTIKDLNGDGGLELVVGAPHEEQGRGAVYIFLSCPGGIRTKHSQRVGGGAVGAALRYFGLSLHSAGDLSSDGLPDLVVGSSGAATVLRTHPVMCVSTSITLDPLIIPQNSFHCSSSHGINTPVSKAQVCITLKEVSMGTITGPLHADVSMSLDLDAGVTPPRLLFSSTSSRSQWNTTLSTTTVCHTFSIIIQRCISDYHDVPLSGKFTVVGKTIENTGGLKSILSPECPHVFTHEVLLEKVCGEDHVCISDLNISLKINRDMVVNIEGFLLDLSVVLVNKGEDATDTDLLLVHPPQLSFTRVTLVKSGGYVSCVSNNTGQEVVSHTACRLGFTVRNNSKVVLNVSFQVSKPSALKDRLEVKGTVTSKNENPTTLHDNNVTVSVPVKQMVHFLLQNNGSTRYIKYDTPIHTVPLHHTYQLMNLGELSIPVTVVFLLPVEMNSGFSWDVALSPVNGNGRKCAQPVTLKNALLNNQSCSGSVCHQITCTIESPSQPVTFSFSGNITLGKSSVPIEVQSLGVIKFDEDRYTQYLNNEALLLSIVTEVEIPSQAQTFLIAFISVIFGILAMVLLFVVLYKVGFFKSDQPPAQQAGVVGAPSSGEDILADGTAVESKPAMNQNAVCLTTQ